CCGAGGGCGAGGGAGGAGATGCGGAGGTTCTTCATTTCGTGGTGGGAACAGCCCGGCAGGGCGGTTCCCGGCGATTCTACGGCGCGGGTGCGCCGTTCCCGTTCGGGCCCCTCGAAGGGCGTGTGACGGCGAGACGAACGCCGGACGCCGCGATGAAGATGACGAGGAGCGACGCGGCGAGGACGAGCGCGACGTTGACCGGCTTCCAGGGCGTCCACTGCAGGTAGTGGATCCGGTAGAGGCGGTCGATCCGACCGTTCAGGCCACCGGTCTGGCTGACCTCGCCCGTGACGCGGTCGACGAGGACGTTCTTCGCGCCGGAGGTCCTGAAGAGCAGCGCCGGGTTCTCGACGCCCGTGAGGGCCGACCGGTGCTCGGCCGGTTGCGCCGAGACGATCGTTCCGTAGGACTTCGCGTGGCGCGAAGCGGAGATGGCCGCCAGGGCGAAGGCGCGCGCCGCGCCCTCGCTCGCGGGCGGGATCGGCTCGCCGCTCGTTCCGTCGACGGCCGCCGGGCGGCCGTCCCTGAGACCGAACCACGCCACGAGGCCGGACGGATGAGGCGCGAGCGCGACGGGGCCCGGGTCGAGGAGGCCTCTGGCCTTCACCGCGGCAGGCGAGAAGACGACCCGCTCCCACGGGAGAGGGCCGGGCGATGGCGCCGCGAGTGACTCGTACGCCTCGTCCCAGCCGGGCTTCACGTGAAAGAGGAGGCCGGTGCCGATCCAGAGGACCAGCGGCACGACGAGGACGAGGCCGGCGAACCGATGGGCCGCCCGGAGGGGCTGCGCGACGAACATGTTGCTAAGATCACAGAAAAGGCCCGGCAACTGAAGGAGCATTCGCACCATGAGACTGAACGTGCACCCGCTACGCGTTCCCGCCCTCGTCCTTCTCGCGGCGCTCGTCGCCCTCCCCGCCCTTGCGGCCGAAAAGAAATTCGTGGACGACGACGCCTCGAGGGAAAAGGACGAGCCGACGACCTGGCTCAAGAATTACGACCAGCTCGTGAAGGGAAAGGAGGCCGACTGGGTCTTCTTCGATGGCTATTCCGCAGGCAGCTACAAGTCGGTGGCCGTGAAGGACTTTTCCTCCAACGAGAAGGACAGGGAAGCCCGGCGCGCCGCGGAGGACGGAAAGGAATACGCCGAACAGTGGATCCAGAGGTCGAAGCTCGGCTGGGAGTCCGCCAGCGGGAAGGCGGACCTGACGATCGAAGGCCACGTCGTACACGCCTGGGAGCCGAGCGGCGCAGCGCGGTTCTGGGGCGGCTGGTACGCCAACCCGGGCGCGGTCCAGGAGCTGATCGGGAAGGATTCCTCCGGGAAGATCGTCTTCCAGATCCGCCACAAGTCGCGCGGCTCCACGGTGCGCGACGCCATCGAGAACGGCCTCGAGGACGTCGTCAAGTCGCTGGAGAAGGGTAAGTAGGAATCCCCCGGGCGCCGGAGGGCGTTCGCGGGCTCGAAAGGGGGCGGCGGGGAGACTCGCCGCCCTCGCCGCTTTCAGCGGCCGCCGCGCCGTCGGCGCGGGGTTCCCCTGCGGTACTTCAGATCAGCTGGTTCTGGTAGGCGTAGACGACCGCTTCGAGCTTCGAGTGGACGTTCAGCTTCCGGAGGATGTTCTGGATGTGGTTCCTCACGGTCACGTCGCTGATGAAGAGCTGTTCGCCCATCTCGTCGGTCTTCTTGCCCTCGGACAAGAGGCGCAGGACCTCTCGCTCGCGCTTGGTGAGGGGCGAGGAGGTCGGGCGGGGCGGCAGAAGCGGAGCCAGGCTGGGATGTGAAATCGGTCCCGAGAATCGGGCGAAGACGTTTCCCGGATCCGGGTGGGCGCCGTTCGTCTCGGCGAGGATGTGGACGAGGGTCGTCAGCTCGGGGCGCTGGCCCGGAATGGAGAGAATCGAGCAGCGGAGCTTCTTCGGCCCTTCCTCGCGCGACTCGAGGACGAGCTCGAACGGCTGGATCGTTTCGCCCCGGTCGCGCATCCGGAGGATCGGGCACTCCCCGAAGCAGTAGCGGTTCCCGTAGACGTCGCGGCCCGCCATCGCCTGGTGGCAGCTTCGGCCGAGAACGTCGGCTGCCGGATAGCCCAGAAGCCTTTCGGCCCCGGTGTTCCAGAGGACGATCCGGTCAGACGAGTCGATGGCGAAGACGGCCTTGCCGCTCCGGGAGAGGAGCTCGAGGAGATCTTCGTGGTTGTCCGATGCGTCCATGCCGGGCGGGGATTCTACCCTCGGGCCTGATGCGAATGCACCAGCCTTACTCCGCCTTTTTCATCAGGCGCTGCATCACGCCGGCGAGCTGGAAGTCCAGGTCCGTGATGCCGCCGGCATCGTGGGTCGAGAGGGCGACGGTGACGCGGTTCCATCTGTTCGACCAGTCCGGGTGGTGGTCCAGCTTCTCCGCGGCGAGAGCGACGCGGGTCATGAACCCGAATGCCTCGGAAAAGTCGGCGAAGACGAAGTCGCGCCGGAGGGCGCGTTCGGCGAGTGTCCAGCCGGGCAGGGACTCGAGGCGTCCGGCGATCTCGCCGGGGGAAAGCTGCAACGGACGGCTCATCGGCTCCTCCTCGGTGCGAGTTCGCGCCGGAACGTAAACTCCCGAGTCTATGCGGATCGCGGTTGCCATGTCGGGAGGGGTCGATTCCTCGGTCGCCGCCCTCCTTCTCGCGAGGCAGGGAGCCGAGGTCGTCGGCGTCTCGATGCACCTCTGGGACCACGACCGGGACGGCTCCGGGGCGGGGGAGGGGCGCTGCTGCACGCTCGACGACCTCCGGACCGCGCGGCGCGCCGCCGAGGCGATCGGCGTCGCGCACTACACGCTCGACCTGAGGGATCGGTTTCTCGAGACGGTCGTCCGGCCCTTCGTGAGCTCGTACCTCTCGGGCGAGACACCCGTCCCGTGCATCGCCTGCAACACCGACGTGAAGTTCGAAGCCCTCTTCCGGCGGGCCCGCGCCCTCGGCTGCGAGGCGGTCGCCACCGGGCACTACGCCCGGACAGAGACCGATCCGGAGACGTGTGAGACACGCCTCCTCAAGGCGCGCGACCTCGGGAAGGACCAGTCCTATTTTCTCTACGACCTGACTCCCGAGCAGCTCGGGATCGCCCGCTTTCCTCTCGGGGAGCTCATGAAGGCCGAGGTGAGGGAGATCGCCCGTGAGGCGGGCCTCCCGAACTGGGACAAGCCCGACTCCCAGGAGATCTGCTTCGTGGCGGCCGCAGACGGTCCCGCCGGGTTCATCCGCAGGGAGGCCGAACTCCTGGGTTTCGCGCTGCCGGCTCACCCGGCCGCCCTCCCCGGTTCCGTGGTCCGGACGGACGGCACCGAGCTGGGGCGCCACGCCGGAACGATGGGCTTCACGGTGGGTCAGCGGCGGGGGCTCGGCATCGCGTCGGGCGAGGCCCTGTACGTCGTCGGCATCGAGGCCGGCGAACGACG
The genomic region above belongs to Holophagales bacterium and contains:
- a CDS encoding response regulator transcription factor, producing the protein MRDRGETIQPFELVLESREEGPKKLRCSILSIPGQRPELTTLVHILAETNGAHPDPGNVFARFSGPISHPSLAPLLPPRPTSSPLTKREREVLRLLSEGKKTDEMGEQLFISDVTVRNHIQNILRKLNVHSKLEAVVYAYQNQLI
- the mnmA gene encoding tRNA 2-thiouridine(34) synthase MnmA, whose amino-acid sequence is MRIAVAMSGGVDSSVAALLLARQGAEVVGVSMHLWDHDRDGSGAGEGRCCTLDDLRTARRAAEAIGVAHYTLDLRDRFLETVVRPFVSSYLSGETPVPCIACNTDVKFEALFRRARALGCEAVATGHYARTETDPETCETRLLKARDLGKDQSYFLYDLTPEQLGIARFPLGELMKAEVREIAREAGLPNWDKPDSQEICFVAAADGPAGFIRREAELLGFALPAHPAALPGSVVRTDGTELGRHAGTMGFTVGQRRGLGIASGEALYVVGIEAGERRLVVGGDEEVLSRVVLLREVNFLAPVPAPGSPIRVLARIRSRHPDVPAILEPEEQGRRRGGMARLVFDDPVRAAAPGQAAVFYDPQRPERLLGGGLIQGKGSSAGAGVGEPGATCRAGRTV
- a CDS encoding 4a-hydroxytetrahydrobiopterin dehydratase, producing the protein MSRPLQLSPGEIAGRLESLPGWTLAERALRRDFVFADFSEAFGFMTRVALAAEKLDHHPDWSNRWNRVTVALSTHDAGGITDLDFQLAGVMQRLMKKAE
- a CDS encoding PepSY domain-containing protein → MFVAQPLRAAHRFAGLVLVVPLVLWIGTGLLFHVKPGWDEAYESLAAPSPGPLPWERVVFSPAAVKARGLLDPGPVALAPHPSGLVAWFGLRDGRPAAVDGTSGEPIPPASEGAARAFALAAISASRHAKSYGTIVSAQPAEHRSALTGVENPALLFRTSGAKNVLVDRVTGEVSQTGGLNGRIDRLYRIHYLQWTPWKPVNVALVLAASLLVIFIAASGVRLAVTRPSRGPNGNGAPAP